The Thermoanaerobaculia bacterium nucleotide sequence TCCGCGCAAGGGGCGCCGGCCGTTTCGGAGCTGGGCGGCGTCCCCATCGACTACCGGACTCAGGATTACGTGAAGGAGATTCACCGTCTCACGCGCGAGGGGGTGGACGCCGTCTTCGACCCCATCGGCGGCGCCCACCTCTGGCATTCCCGCGAGGCTCTCCGTCCGGGCGGGAGGGTGGTGGGTTACGGCAATACGACTTCGCTTCGCGGGGAGGGATTGGGTTCGGGCCGTTCCGGACGCCGTCATCGCCTTCACGGAATCCCCATCTACGCGCTGTACATCGCCGGCGGCTGGCTTCTGCCGGGCCGGAAACGGGTGATCCCGTACAGCATTCAGACGCTCAAGCGGCTGAAGCCGGCGTTGTTTCGGCAGGACCTGATCGCCCTTCTCGACCTCCTGCAACAGCGGAAGATCAGCCCGCTGATCGCGCGTCGCTTTCCTCTCACCGAGGCAAGACAGGCGCAGGAACTGCTCGGGAAGGGAGGCGTGACCGGCAAGATCGTGCTCGTGAGCAACGGGTGACCGTTCGAACGAACACGCGTTTTCGGCGGGCGCGCAAAGCCCTCCCCTGAAGGTGCGCCACCCGGCGGCCGAGGGCCCGAGTTGCCCACGGCTGCCGCATCGGGGGGGCGGACGCGGATCACCGGCGATCGCGGGAGCGGGTTTGACGGGTCAAGGGGCCGGCTCCCTCGGAGGCGCCGACCGGATCCGCGATGAGCGGTCGTCCCCGGCCGTCGGGTTACAATGCGTCATCCCTCGAATGCGATGCGAACCGGTCCCCGATCCTCAGAGTGGTGCGCCGGCGGCAACCGGCATCGCGCGGCGCATGGGCGCGAGCGCGATCGCCGACGTCGAGTCGATTCGCCCCGCCCGCCCTCGTCGTTCCGCCGCGCGCCCGCAAGGCACGCCGAGATGAGAGCCGCGTGACCACCGGCTACAGGGTGACCTTCGCCGATCCGGAGGACTCGGGACTTCCTTCAGAAGACGGGCAGGCCATGCGTTTCCGCTTCACGGTGGTTCCGTCGGAATTCGCGGGCACCCCGCGCGAACGCGATTCGACGGGCGAGCACGAGCTGATCGTCCGGTTGTCCGAGAGCCGGGCGAAGTCGTGGGGGCTGGATCCTCCGCGGAGGCGCGCCGTCATGGTTCACGCGGCGGTCGAGCACGTCCTGGAGGCCGGCCGGCATGGCGAATTCCCTCCGTCGGCAGAGCTCCGGATCGACACCGAGACGTTTCCGGGTTCGTTGCCCGAGCATTTCGACCGACCGATGACCATTGCGGGCTCGAGCATCGAG carries:
- a CDS encoding medium chain dehydrogenase/reductase family protein — its product is MKHTRIVVTRYGGPDALQVVEEERPEPKSGEVRVKVLAAGVSLPDVMAREGIHPETPPVPFTPGWDLVGVVDRLGAGVSGIEPGRIVAAMPIHGAYAEFVCLPQHELVAVPAGPDAAEAVAVVLNYVTAYQMLHRSARVKPGQRVLFHGASGGVGTALLQLGSLAGLEMYGTCSAQGAPAVSELGGVPIDYRTQDYVKEIHRLTREGVDAVFDPIGGAHLWHSREALRPGGRVVGYGNTTSLRGEGLGSGRSGRRHRLHGIPIYALYIAGGWLLPGRKRVIPYSIQTLKRLKPALFRQDLIALLDLLQQRKISPLIARRFPLTEARQAQELLGKGGVTGKIVLVSNG